From Pyrenophora tritici-repentis strain M4 chromosome 1, whole genome shotgun sequence, the proteins below share one genomic window:
- a CDS encoding DadA, Glycine-D-amino acid oxidase (deaminating) — MANEEPTVLIIGAGTFGTSTAYHLAKQYKDPSRVTIIDRWDHSSPLEEKQAAAIDTNRIIRTDYESHLYCDLANEAIHFWFWSIAVQGHFHKTGWIVLDDKEGGFGDAVKKTFIERGGDYTRSVPPEQLQEYAVTRGIQTEHLGQGYFNPEAGWCDAERATQSFIKVALELGVQRVTGQVQQLLLNTNKSSLTGVKLHDGRILSADKIVLAAGAWTSSLLSPLEETLNFNQQDRIERQITAVGRLSAYYTLSPQETQQHIESNLPVVVIGGKVDIIPPSQPNRTLKINDLKTEVVNSVVTPSGHRITVPAKRHQADIPARLKRESSRIMQDAMPQWTSGRTPTRWRVCYDAVTPTEDWLLCRHPHSALSNLFLAVGGSFHSYKG, encoded by the exons ATGGCAAACGAGGAACCCACCGTACTCATCATTGGCGCTGGTACCTTTGGTACCTCGACTGCGTACCATCTCGCCAAGCAATACAAGGATCCGTCGCGTGTAACCATCATCGACCGCTGGGATCACAGTTCGCCTCTTGAAGAAAAGCAAGCGGCAGCCATTGACACGAATCGCATCATTCGAACCGACTATGAATCTCACTTGTACTGCGACCTCGCCAACGAAGCCATTCATTTCTGGTTCTGGAGTATAGCGGTCCAAGGCCATTTCCACAAGACAGGATGGATCGTGCTAGATGACAAAGAAGGCGGATTCGGTGATGCAGTAAAGAAGACGTTTATTGAGCGCGGGGGAGACTACACGCGCAGTGTTCCCCCAGAACAACTGCAGGAATACGCCGTAACCCGCGGCATCCAAACCGAGCACCTAGGCCAAGGCTACTTCAACCCCGAGGCAGGCTGGTGTGACGCAGAGCGCGCAACCCAAAGTTTCATCAAAGTAGCCCTAGAACTAGGCGTCCAACGAGTCACGGGACAAGTCCAACAGCTCCTTCTCAACACCAACAAATCCAGTCTCACAGGCGTCAAACTACATGACGGCCGCATCCTCAGCGCTGACAAAATCGTCCTAGCAGCCGGAGCCTGGACAAGCTCTCTCCTCTCCCCCCTCGAAGAAACCCTAAATTTCAACCAACAAGACCGCATAGAACGCCAAATCACAGCCGTAGGCCGGCTGTCCGCCTACTACACCCTCAGCCCCCAGGAAACCCAACAACACATCGAATCCAACCTCCCCGTCGTCGTCATCGGCGGTAAAGTAGACATCATCCCACCATCTCAGCCAAACCGCACGCTGAAAATCAATGATTTGAAAACTGAGGTTGTGAATAGTGTTGTTACGCCTTCTGGCCACCGTATCACTGTACCCGCGAAGAGGCATCAAGCCGATATCCCCGCGAGGCTTAAGCGAGAGAGCAGTAGAATCATGCAGGATGCGATGCCTCAGTGGACGAGCGGGAGAACGCCGACGAGGTGGCGTGTGTGCTATGATGCTGTTACACCAACGGAAGATTGGCTGTTGTGTAGGCATCCGCATTCAGCCCTCAGTAACCTCTTCCTCGCTGTGGGTGGGAGTTTTCACTCGTACAA GGGGTGA
- a CDS encoding SdaC, Amino acid permease, whose protein sequence is MQEAPYTGNAQYGVNTGVNATQYTNPPNYRLDDLSSDGKKSDPELAPVDKTATVQEGSEKFHRLGWKQLTICLIVEAIALGSLSIPSAFATLGMVPGTIMCIGLGLVAIYTSYVVGQVKMRYPHVSHYSDAVELIWGKFGAELTGVMFALFLILLVGSHALTGTIAFINIIGNYATCALVWGIISMIILLVLALPPTFHDFAWLGYIDFISVIAAILITIIATGIQAHDAPGGLSAVNWSAWPKPDTTFYQAFLATTNIIFAYSFAVCQFSFMSEMHTPKDYVKSIWALGLIEIFIYTLTGALIYAFVGQEVKSPALLSAGHTVSRVAFGVAMPVIFISGSINGTVVCRYIMDRVFANSPIRFVKDVRGWGVWIGLITITTVIGWIIAEAIPFFNALLGLISSLFISGFTFYWPALFWFQLVKEGKWNSSAKNITLSIVNAIVFIIGLVVLGAGTYASVEDIITQYNSGAVRSPFTCSAESYA, encoded by the coding sequence ATGCAAGAAGCACCTTACACGGGCAACGCCCAATATGGCGTCAACACTGGCGTCAACGCTACCCAATACACTAACCCGCCCAACTACCGCCTCGACGACTTGTCGTCTGACGGCAAGAAGAGCGACCCTGAACTTGCGCCCGTTGACAAGACGGCCACTGTCCAGGAAGGATCCGAAAAGTTCCACCGTCTCGGATGGAAGCAGCTCACAATCTGCCTCATCGTCGAGGCCATTGCGCTAGGCTCTCTCTCAATTCCTAGCGCGTTTGCGACCCTGGGTATGGTTCCCGGTACCATCATGTGCATTGGTCTTGGTCTCGTCGCCATCTACACCTCGTACGTTGTCGGTCAGGTCAAGATGCGCTACCCGCATGTTTCCCATTACTCGGACGCTGTCGAACTCATCTGGGGCAAATTCGGAGCTGAACTCACCGGTGTCATGTTTGCCCTGTTCTTGATTCTCCTTGTTGGATCTCACGCACTTACCGGAACCATTGCCTTTATCAACATTATCGGCAACTACGCTACCTGCGCGCTCGTCTGGGGTATCATCTCCATGATTATCCTCTTGGTTCTCGCCCTCCCACCTACGTTCCACGACTTTGCCTGGTTGGGATACATTGATTTCATCAGTGTCATTGCCGCCATCTTGATCACCATCATCGCAACTGGTATCCAGGCACACGACGCCCCTGGTGGCCTTAGCGCAGTCAACTGGTCCGCATGGCCCAAGCCTGACACGACCTTTTACCAGGCATTCCTCGCAACCACAAACATCATCTTCGCCTACTCCTTTGCCGTGTGCCAATTCTCCTTCATGTCGGAGATGCACACCCCTAAGGATTACGTCAAGTCCATCTGGGCTCTTGGTCTGATTGAAATCTTCATCTACACCCTCACTGGAGCTCTCATCTACGCCTTTGTCGGCCAGGAAGTCAAGTCGCCCGCTCTTCTCTCTGCCGGCCACACCGTTTCTCGTGTTGCCTTTGGTGTCGCCATGCCCGTCATCTTCATCTCTGGATCCATCAACGGCACCGTAGTATGCAGGTACATTATGGACCGCGTCTTCGCCAACTCGCCCATTCGCTTTGTCAAGGACGTCCGCGGTTGGGGAGTTTGGATTGGACTCATCACTATTACTACCGTCATTGGATGGATCATTGCCGAGGCCATTCCCTTCTTCAACGCTCTTCTCGGCCTCATCTCCTCGCTCTTCATTTCGGGCTTCACCTTTTACTGGCCCGCTCTCTTTTGGTTCCAGCTCGTCAAGGAGGGCAAGTGGAACTCTTCCGCCAAAAACATTACACTCAGCATCGTCAACGCTATCGTCTTCATCATCGGTCTGGTCGTCTTGGGCGCCGGAACATACGCATCGGTAGAGGACATTATTACCCAGTACAACTCTGGCGCTGTCAGGAGTCCGTTCACTTGCTCCGCAGAGTCATATGCGTAG
- a CDS encoding DUF1421 multi-domain protein: MSTSDTRAATSTSHIDEGSMAPTTGKEIITVPNDVRVSANPFDDFVVVHTAETALFETMRIPALMNLYTRILMTTTNLTLDETIDTVQAITDGLTTLHLCSDILNKPSHPRDLLFYIWGLGPALIASFSKTLSIIFETNDWTVFEREALEKGDFEISPVVWAVMLGPRGLVKELVKGRRGAEAVLGAEEEWIEVKEGDEGFEKSREALRWFARELVKAVEEVGRIEGE; the protein is encoded by the exons ATGTCTACCTCAGATACGCGCGCTGCCACATCCACATCTCACATTGATGAAGGCTCCATGGCACCCACAACAGGCAAAGAAATCATAACCGTGCCCAACGACGTCCGCGTCTCCGCTAATCCCTTCGACGACTTTGTCGTTGTTCATACCGCCGAGACAGCACTTTTCGAG ACTATGCGCATCCCTGCACTGATGAACCTCTACACCCGCATCCTCATGACTACCACTAACCTCACCCTCGACGAAACCATTGACACTGTGCAAGCAATAACCGATGGCCTCACCACTCTGCACCTATGTTCCGACATCCTCAACAAGCCCTCCCACCCACGCGACCTACTGTTCTACATATGGGGCCTAGGTCCAGCATTGATCGCGAGTTTCAGCAAAACTCTCAGCATCATCTTCGAAACGAACGATTGGACAGTGTTTGAGCGCGAGGCGCTGGAGAAGGGTGATTTTGAGATTTCGCCTGTTGTTTGGGCGGTCATGCTGGGGCCGAGGGGTTTGGTGAAAGAGTTGGTCAAAGGAAGGAGAGGAGCGGAGGCGGTGTTGGGGGCTGAAGAGGAGTGGATCGAAGTGAAGGAGGGAGATGAGGGGTTTGAGAAGAGCAGGGAGGCTCTGAGGTGGTTTGCGCGGGAGTTGGTGAAGGCAGTTGAGGAGGTCGGCAGGATAGAGGGAGAGTAA
- a CDS encoding phosphoglycerate mutase family protein has protein sequence MPPKVHLVRHAQGEHNATRDYTIRDAVLTAKGKEQCATLRSAFAHHDEIDVVFASPLRRTIQTAALSFGPVLSRQEVSFALLPALQEVSNIACDVGIADIGADVHKFLPDLFTPGELDFDVGKVDASAVTEGWNSKVGRSPDMMSVCMLTKTCLQQGYWAYEKTAISKRAAELRNWLYQRPEAQVIIVTHGAFAHFLTEDWDVEDPMLGTAFKNCEHRVYVFSPGSTVKEAHLEETWESRRKRGGPEVEKDPHVVEEFLKTAA, from the exons ATGCCGCCCAAGGTTCATCTCGTGCGCCACGCGCAGGGAGAGCACAACGCAACT CGTGACTACACCATCCGCGATGCCGTTTTGACAGCCAAGGGCAAGGAGCAATGTGCCACGCTGCGTTCAGCTTTTGCTCACCACGACGAGATTGACGTGGTTTTCGCGTCTCCACTGCGCCGCACGATTCAGACTGCAGCGTTGAGTTTTGGGCCTGTGCTATCACGCCAAGAAGTGTCGTTCGCGTTGCTACCAGCGTTGCAAGAGGTGTCCAACATTGCTTGCGACGTTGGCATTGCAGATATCGGCGCCGACGTGCACAAGTTTCTGCCCGACTTGTTCACTCCAGGCGAGCTTGACTTTGATGTTGGCAAGGTTGATGCTTCGGCCGTGACCGAAGGCTGGAACTCAAAGGTTGGTCGATCTCCCGACATGATGTCAGTATGCATGCTTACTAAGACGTGTTTGCAGCAAGGCTATTGGGCGTACGAGAAGACGGCCATTTCGAAGCGGGCAGCAGAGTTGAGGAATTGGCTTTATCAACGGCCCGAGGCGCAG GTCATCATCGTGACCCATGGTGCATTTGCGCACTTTTTGACAGAGGACTGGGACGTGGAGGATCCCATGCTGGGGACTGCTTTCAAGAACT GTGAGCATCGTGTGTACGTCTTCTCTCCAGGGTCCACGGTTAAAGAGGCCCATCTGGAAGAGACGTGGGAGAGTAGGAGGAAGCGAGGCGGCCCCGAGGTCGAAAAGGACCCGCATGTAGTGGAAGAGTTTCTAAAGACGGCTGCATGA